In Papaver somniferum cultivar HN1 unplaced genomic scaffold, ASM357369v1 unplaced-scaffold_114, whole genome shotgun sequence, a genomic segment contains:
- the LOC113328880 gene encoding uncharacterized protein LOC113328880 translates to MYTMSLLQWKSSNVVMCKFFLTSLDGDTRGWFYGLPPGSIGSYDTLVETFLENYMHNSKARPRVNRLFTLARRFREPLRTLTERWKKLCTEIGKVSVDQQIFGFENALGKSYSIWIAMFSENPQTLKQMRRMQEHYIALEGIHEESKYRGVQEISAADRVTTSEAPRRTEKRPDPPPRGAGKKEWVEKGKIPRHEAKEYTPLNVPLEEIFKQVEKRNDIIYLASRGVQFEETKDHPEYCHYHQHRGHSTNNCRGVKDIVHHLIRDGYLRQFIRHSTPTIVTSDAPVHQVRIDRSTKFLCNTISHLATQGYDLGSGITSRIHKRDRNVKEIFSMAKTLPMEPWMMQPNSFSAKDLPMNGQAHGDPLVITLMIEKWGVRRILVDSGSSVEGEVTLRVSDGGGYLDTLTTFCVVDVVSPYEAIIGRPWIAGIKGVASAYHRRLRFPTCKGVVEVIGNSQEDRQCMQVDIQQNEERRARQRREKNKAKEEEAAQELEKVISQAVMGYEPNGRGDL, encoded by the exons ATGTATACCATGTCCCTACTTCAGTGGAAGAGCAGCAATGTAGTCATGTGTAAGTTCTTCCTAACGAGTTTGGATGGAGATACGAGAGGATGGTTTTACGGACTCCCACCAGGATCGATTGGCTCATACGATACATTGGTCGAAACCTTTCTCGAGAACTACATGCACAACAGCAAGGCTCGGCCCAGAGTCAATAGATTATTTACGCTCGCCCGAAGGTTCAGGGAACCCCTCAGGACTTTGACGGAACGATGGAAAAAGTTGTGCACCGAGATCGGAAAAGTCTCAGTCGATCAGCAGATATTTGGATTCGAAAACGCCTTAGGGAAGTCGTACTCAATATGGATAGCCATGTTCTCGGAAAATCCACAAACCTTGAAGCAAATGAGGAGAATGCAGGAGCACTACATCGCCCTGGAAGGAATACACGAGGAATCAAAATATAGGGGAGTGCAAGAAATAAGCGCAGCAGATCGGGTGACCACAAGCGAGGCCCCTAGACGAACAGAGAAGCGACCAGACCCCCCACCGCGAGGGGCGGGAAAGAAGGAATGGGTCGAGAAAGGAAAGATACCCCGACATGAGGCGAAAGAATACACCCCTTTGAATGTCCCATTAGAAGAAATTTTTAAACAAGTCGAAAAAAGGAATGACATTATTTACCTTGCTTCGAGAGGGGTGCAGTTTGAGGAAACCAAGGATCACCCCGAGTACTGCCATTATCACCAGCACCGAGGTCACTCAACCAATAATTGCCGAGGAGTGAAGGATATCGTGCATCACTTGATACGTGATGGATACCTGAGACAATTCATCCGACATTCAACCCCGACCATCGTCACATCCGATGCCCCGGTTCACCAAGTCAGAATCGACAGGTCCACCAAATTCTTATGCAATACCATCTCACACTTGGCTACTCAAGGATACGATCTCGGCTCCGGAATCACGTCGCGTATTCACAAACGGGACCGCAACGTCAAGGAAATTTTCAGCATGGCCAAGACCTTGCCAATGGAACCTTGGATGATGCAACCCAATTCGTTCTCCGCCAAGGACCTCCCCATGAATGGACAGGCCCACGGTGACCCCTTGGTCATTACCCTCATGATTGAAAAGTGGGGTGTAAGAAGAATATTGGTGGACAGTGGAAGCTCGGTCGAG GGAGAGGTAACTTTACGGGTATCGGACGGAGGGGGATACCTCGACACGCTAACCACATTTTGCGTGGTCGATGTTGTCTCGCCGTATGAGGCGATTATCGGAAGACCTTGGATCGCCGGAATCAAGGGTGTGGCCTCGGCCTACCACCGGAGACTACGGTTCCCAACGTGTAAGGGAGTGGTGGAAGTCATCGGCAATTCTCAGGAGGACCGACAATGCATGCAAGTCGACATCCAGCAAAATGAGGAACGACGCGCAAGGCAAAGGAGAGAGAAGAATAAGGCAAAGGAGGAAGAGGCTGCACAGGAGTTAGAGAAAGTAATCTCCCAAGCAGTCATGGGCTACGAGCCAAATGGACGAGGTGACTTATAG
- the LOC113328826 gene encoding TPR and ankyrin repeat-containing protein 1-like, whose product MRIDVMKVLRSVGHSLGDRLPSSTNRIFLTEFCLKNSSLIFSTVSSSYNLHEVDLEPLDLLVIDEAAQLKECESVIPMQLEAIRHAVLIGDECHPQARVKSRVADEAGFGRSLFERLGLFEHAEDLLNMQYRMHPEISSFPNRKFYKDQMIDAPSVLHENFQKHYLPGPMFGLYSFINISNGMEEPDEAGHGIKNMVEVAVVMAIVRNLYQAWEGSKHSLTVGIISPYTAQIAAIENKVGQKYEKLKNFIVKVMSADGFYGGEEDVIIISTVGSNHSGGSDEFLSNPQRANVALTRARHCLWILGNDKKLCKNGSFWEDLIRDAKQRGCFFNADEDEELVKAMIKAKKELDQLDNLLHEDSMLFKSALWKVLFSNNFRKSFGKLKSSQTQKSVVNLLVKLSNGWRPKKLEVEILCGNSVQLVKQYKVGRIYIISSVDVAKYSCYTQVLRIWDILSLEEIPKLVKSLDSIFSIYTDDYLNRCKLEHMKGDLVVPITWRIDDEIVRYKKTNNAESVDSTSDGVSGGRCYIESSKVRDSLLLMKFYSLSAGLVNHLLSGSDGKELDLPFEVTDKELDIILYPRSTFILGRSGTGKTTVLTMRLFQKEQQHYFSSKGFVEPLGDISLSAPTGNICRVVGNETNCTVLRQLFVTVSPKLCSAVKNQISNLKSFSSSSRASTEHNSVQLPDVNDAVQYQDIPNSLRDIPPESYPLVITFQKFLMMLDGSMGNSYFDRFSVIRELSQSKNATSRSFALRAFIRTKEVNYERFNSSYWPHFNCQLTKKLDSSMVFIEIISHIKGGLFAGKLPDDKLSREDYILLSDGRVSSLSRERREMIYDIFLEYEKKKILHDEFDSADFVIDLHRRLKTGCYEGQEMDFVYIDEVQDLTMRQIGLFKYICRNFVEGFVFSGDTAQTIAGGVDFRFQDARSLFYNEFILDSGSDVMGNAKDMDPSHISDIYHLNQNFRTHAGVLNLSQSVVELLHKFFPHHIDNLSPETSLIYGEAPIWLESANDDSAIITIFGKSGENAGRSMSGFGAEQVILVRDGSVRKEIAEHIGKQALVLTIAECKGLEFQDVLLYNFFGTSPLKSQWRVIYGYMKEQSLLSSNDVKFPKFRKQKHQILCSELKQLYVAITGTRQRLWICENIDDFSKPMFDYWKKLCLVQVGELDESLVQAMQVTSSKEEWNSRGIKLLEEGNFEMATMCFERAGDSFSEKLAKASGLRAAGIHMLGSNTELARVALLEAAEIYESIGKADFAAKCFMELKDYKRAGMIYLENCGDSRLEDAGDCFSLAGCCSTAADVYSRCNCFSKCVQVCTNGSLFETGLQFIEYWKESARLNTDTAKSQDLTDMEQSFLGKCALHYHQ is encoded by the exons ATGAGGATTGATGTTATGAAGGTTCTAAGATCTGTCGGTCATTCTCTTGGTGATCGCCTTCCAAGTTCCACTAACAGAATTTTCTTAACAGAGTTCTGTTTGAAAAATTCATCCCTCATTTTTTCCACGGTGTCAAGCTCATATAATCTGCATGAGGTAGACCTGGAACCACTGGATTTGTTGGTGATCGACGAAGCTGCTCAGTTGAAAGAGTGTGAATCAGTGATTCCCATGCAGCTTGAAGCTATAAGACACGCTGTCCTAATTGGCGATGAGTGCCATCCACAAGCCAGGGTCAAAAGCAGG GTGGCTGATGAAGCTGGGTTTGGAAGAAGTCTATTTGAAAGGTTGGGTTTGTTTGAGCATGCGGAGGACCTTCTCAACATGCAGTACAGAATGCATCCTGAAATAAGCTCTTTCCCAAATCGTAAATTCTATAAAGATCAGATGATAGATGCTCCAAGTGttcttcatgaaaattttcaaaaacattATCTACCAGGACCTATGTTTGGTCTCTACTCATTCATAAACATTTCAAATGGAATGGAGGAGCCAGATGAAGCTGGGCATGGTATAAAAAATATGGTTGAGGTGGCAGTTGTAATGGCAATAGTGCGAAACCTTTATCAAG CATGGGAAGGCTCAAAGCATAGCTTAACCGTTGGTATTATATCTCCGTACACTGCCCAAATTGCTGCAATAGAGAATAAAGTTGGTCaaaaatatgagaagctaaagaACTTTATAGTGAAGGTGATGTCTGCAGATGGATTCTATGGGGGCGAGGAAGATGTCATAATAATATCTACTGTCGGGTCTAATCATAGTGGGGGGTCAGATGAGTTCCTATCTAATCCACAACGTGCTAATGTTGCTCTGACACGGGCTAG GCACTGCCTTTGGATTTTGGGGAATGACAAAAAGTTGTGTAAAAATGGATCTTTCTGGGAAGATTTAATTCGTGATGCGAAACAGCGGGGATGTTTTTTTaatgctgatgaagatgaagagttaGTCAAAGCAATGATCAAGGCGAAGAAAGAGCTTGATCAGTTAGATAACTTACTTCATGAAGATAGTATGCTTTTCAAAAGTGCATTATGGAAG GTCCTGTTCAGCAATAACTTTAGAAAGTCATTTGGGAAGTTGAAGTCATCACAAACACAAAAGTCTGTGGTTAATCTATTGGTTAAACTTTCCAATGGTTGGCGTCCAAAGAAGCTTGAGGTTGAAATTCTATGTGGTAACTCGGTCCAGCTTGTGAAACAGTATAAGGTTGGAAGGATTTATATTATTTCTAGCGTTGATGTTGCAAAATATTCATGCTACACCCAAGTTTTAAGGATATGGGATATTTTGTCTCTTGAGGAAATACCTAAACTAGTGAAGAGTCTGGACAGCATATTCTCCATATACACTGATGATTACCTCAACCGCTGTAAGCTGGAACATATGAAGGG GGATTTGGTAGTGCCAATTACTTGGAGAATAGATGATGAGATCGTTAGATATAAGAAAACTAACAATGCTGAGTCAGTAGATAGTACAAGTGACGGGGTATCGGGTGGGAGATGTTACATTGAAAGCTCAAAAGTGAGAGATAGTCTATTGCTGATGAAGTTCTACTCCTTATCAGCTGGCTTAGTGAACCATTTGCTCTCCGGAAGTGATGGAAAAGAGCTGGATCTTCCTTTTGAAGTAACAGATAAGGAATTAGACATCATTCTTTACCCTAGAAGTACCTTCATTCTGGGCAGGTCTGGAACAGGGAAAACCACTGTTTTGACAATGAGATTGTTTCAAAAGGAGCAGCAACACTACTTTTCTTCTAAAGGATTTGTGGAACCCTTGGGAGATATTTCTTTGAGTGCTCCAACTGGGAATATTTGCAGAGTTGTTGGGAATGAGACAAATTGTACTGTCTTAAGGCAATTATTCGTAACAGTCAGTCCAAAACTATGCTCTGctgttaaaaaccaaatttctaactTGAAAAG cttcagcagcagtagcagggCTTCAACAGAACACAATTCCGTTCAGCTGCCTGATGTCAATGACGCAGTTCAATATCAAGATATACCAAATTCTCTGAGGGACATTCCACCTGAGAGTTATCCACTTGTCATAACATTTCAGAAATTCTTAATGATGCTTGATGGAAGTATGGGAAACTCGTATTTTGATAGATTCAGTGTTATAAGGGAACTTTCACAATCTAAAAATGCAACCTCAAGGTCATTTGCTTTGCGTGCTTTTATAAGAACAAAAGAGGTCAATTATGAAAGATTCAACTCATCTTACTGGCCTCATTTTAATTGCCAGTTGACCAAGAAGCTGGATTCATCTATGGTTTTTATCGAGATTATTTCACACATAAAAGGTGGGCTTTTTGCTGGAAAGCTACCTGATGATAAACTTAGTCGGGAGGATTACATATTACTATCTGACGGACGGGTGTCATCCTTAAGCAGGGAAAGAAGGGAGATGATTTATGATATTTTCCTTGAATACGAGAAGAAGAAAATACTACATGACGAGTTCGATTCGGCTGATTTTGTGATTGACCTTCACCGTCGACTGAAAACTGGGTGTTATGAGGGTCAGGAAATGGATTTCGTGTATATTGATGAAGTACAGGATCTCACCATGAGACAGATTGGTCTATTTAAATATATTTGTAGGAATTTTGTGGAAGGATTTGTTTTTTCTGGTGATACTGCGCAAACTATTGCTGGTGGGGTCGATTTCAGATTTCAAGATGCAAGATCTTTGTTCTACAACGAGTTTATTTTGGATTCAGGAAGTGATGTCATGGGAAATGCAAAAGACATGGATCCATCTCATATCTCAGACATCTATCATTTGAACCAGAACTTCCGTACTCATGCAGGTGTTCTCAATTTGTCGCAGAGTGTAGTTGAACTTCTGCACAAATTCTTCCCACATCACATTGACAACTTAAGTCCCGAAACAAGCCTTATTTATGGAGAAGCACCAATTTGGCTTGAATCTGCGAATGACGATAGTGCAATAATAACTATTTTCGGGAAAAGCGGTGAAAATGCTGGTAGGAGTATGAGTGGATTTGGCGCAGAACAAGTCATTTTGGTGCGTGATGGTTCTGTTAGGAAGGAAATTGCTGAACATATTGGAAAACAAGCTCTTGTTCTTACTATAGCCGAATGCAAGGGCTTAGAATTTCAG GATGTTTTGCTTTACAACTTTTTTGGAACATCACCTTTAAAGAGTCAATGGAGAGTTATTTATGGGTATATGAAGGAACAAAGTCTTCTCAGCTCCAATGATGTGAAATTTCCAAAGTTTAGGAAGCAGAAACACCAAATTCTCTGCTCTGAACTGAAGCAGTTATATGTTGCTATCACTGGTACTAGGCAGAGACTGTGGATCTGTGAAAATATAGATGATTTTTCGAAGCCTATGTTTGATTACTGGAAGAAGTTATGTCTCGTTCAAGTTGGAGAACTTGATGAATCACTTGTACAGGCAATGCAGGTTACTAGCAGCAAAGAGGAATGGAATTCACGCGGTATCAAg TTACTGGAGGAAGGTAATTTTGAAATGGCAACAATGTGCTTTGAAAGAGCTGGTGATTCATTCTCGGAGAAGCTGGCTAAAGCTTCTGGTCTTAGAGCTGCTGGTATTCACATGCTTGGATCTAATACTGAACTAGCTCGCGTTGCTCTCTTAGAGGCAGCTGAGATTTATGAATCCATTGGCAAGGCTGATTTTGCTGCCAAATGTTTCATGGAGCTGAAGGATTACAAAAGAGCAG GTATGATTTATTTGGAAAACTGTGGAGATTCTAGGCTAGAAGATGCTGGTGACTGTTTCAGTCTTGCGGGATGTTGTTCTACTGCAGCTGATGTGTATTCTAGGTGTAACTGCTTTTCCAAGTGCGTGCAAGTTTGCACGAATGGTAGTCTCTTTGAAACCGGTCTTCAGTTCATAGAATATTGGAAAGAAAGTGCAAGGTTAAACACTGATACAGCCAAAAGTCAGGATCTGACAGATATGGAACAAAGTTTTCTTGGGAAATGTGCCCTTCACTATCATCAATAG
- the LOC113328679 gene encoding uncharacterized protein LOC113328679: MPAPRPRPPMKGPFWIIALIPLIILLLIGAYMVPLGGYSFCYFFSGVGCKSISEWLPLPTPTREYSDAEIAARGVIRDILQTPPIQTKTPKIAFMFLTPGTLPFEKLWDKFFDGHEGRFSVYVHASSEKPVHLSRYFINRDIHSEKVVWGTNSMVDAERRLLGLAFQDPDNQHFVLLSDSCIPLHNFNYVYNYLMDTNVSYIDCYEDHGPHGSAGRYSEHMLPEIEYKDFKKGSQWFTMKRQHALTVLSDSLYYSKFSLYCKPGFEGKNCYSDEHYLPTFFYMMDPEGIANRSVTLADWSERKWHPKAYQAQDITYELLKKITSINESLHFTSDEKLVIDEPCMWNGMKRPCYLFARKFYPETLDNLMNNFSNYTTI; this comes from the coding sequence ATGCCAGCGCCGCGCCCCAGACCACCTATGAAGGGGCCGTTTTGGATCattgcattgattcctttgaTTATCCTCTTGCTAATAGGTGCTTATATGGTTCCTTTAGGAGGATATTCATTTTGTTATTTCTTCTCTGGAGTCGGTTGCAAGTCTATCTCCGAGTGGCTACCACTACCTACTCCTACCAGGGAATATAGTGATGCTGAGATTGCAGCTCGTGGTGTCATTAGAGATATCTTGCAGACACCTCCTATTCAAACAAAGACACCAAAAATCGCTTTCATGTTCTTGACTCCGGGCACATTACCTTTTGAAAAGCTATGGGATAAGTTCTTTGACGGGCATGAAGGTAGATTCTCCGTTTACGTACACGCATCTAGCGAGAAACCCGTACATTTGAGCCGTTACTTTATCAACAGAGACATCCACAGTGAGAAGGTGGTCTGGGGGACAAATTCTATGGTTGATGCAGAGAGGAGACTTCTGGGATTGGCTTTCCAAGACCCTGATAATCAGCATTTTGTACTTCTTTCGGACAGTTGTATTCCACTTCATAATTTTAATTACGTCTATAACTATTTGATGGATACAAATGTCAGCTATATTGATTGCTATGAAGATCATGGACCTCATGGATCAGCTGGAAGGTATTCCGAGCATATGTTACCTGAAATTGAGTATAAGGACTTCAAGAAAGGTTCTCAGTGGTTCACAATGAAGCGGCAGCATGCCCTGACAGTCCTATCAGACAGTCTTTACTACTCCAAGTTCAGTCTTTACTGCAAGCCAGGTTTTGAGGGGAAGAATTGCTACTCTGACGAGCATTACTTGCCGACGTTCTTCTATATGATGGATCCTGAAGGCATAGCGAATCGGTCAGTGACACTCGCCGATTGGTCTGAAAGGAAATGGCACCCGAAAGCGTATCAAGCTCAAGATATTACCTATGAGCTCCTGAAGAAAATTACGTCTATTAATGAGAGTTTGCATTTTACTAGCGATGAAAAGTTGGTGATAGATGAACCTTGCATGTGGAATGGGATGAAGAGGCCGTGTTATTTATTTGCAAGAAAATTCTACCCAGAAACTCTAGATAATTTGATGAATAATTTCTCCAATTACACAACAATTTGA
- the LOC113328719 gene encoding uncharacterized protein LOC113328719 — protein MKTSHYSWHRPGISDLQKNIPQPRHRQPVKGPVWIIALVSFISLLLIGAYIVLPGGYSFCYFSGVGCKSISEWLPVPTPIRVYSDAEIAARAVIRDILQTPPIQTKTPKIAFMFLTPGTLPFEKLWDKFFEGHEGRFSVYVHASEEKPAHLSRHFVNRDIHSEKVVWGTNSMVDAERRLLGLAFQDPDNQHFVLLSDSCIPIHNFDYVFNYLMNTNVSFIDCYEDLGPHGSAGRYSEHMLPEVDYKDFRKGSQWFTMKRQHAMIVISDGHYYPKFKLYCKPGMEGDKNCYSDEHYLPTFFYMMDPGGIANRSVTHVDWSERKWHPKAYQAQDVTNEILKNITSIDESLHFTSDERKLLVDKACIWNGMKRPCYLFARKFDPEALDTLMHYFSNHTTI, from the coding sequence atgaagacaTCACATTACTCGTGGCACCGTCCAGGCATTTCTGATCTTCAGAAGAATATACCACAGCCCCGCCACAGACAACCTGTAAAGGGGCCAGTTTGGATCATTGCATTGGTTTCTTTTATTAGTCTCTTGTTAATTGGTGCTTATATCGTTCTTCCAGGAGGATATtcattttgttatttttctgGAGTCGGTTGTAAGTCTATCTCCGAGTGGCTACCCGTACCTACTCCTATTAGGGTATACAGTGATGCTGAGATTGCAGCTCGTGCTGTCATTAGAGATATCTTGCAGACACCTCCTATTCAAACAAAGACACCTAAAATTGCTTTCATGTTCTTGACTCCGGGAACATTACCTTTCGAAAAACTATGGGATAAGTTCTTTGAAGGTCATGAAGGTAGATTCTCCGTCTACGTACACGCTTCTGAGGAAAAGCCGGCACATTTGAGCCGTCATTTTGTCAACAGAGACATTCACAGTGAGAAGGTAGTATGGGGGACAAATTCGATGGTTGATGCAGAGAGGAGACTCCTGGGATTGGCATTCCAAGACCCTGATAATCAGCATTTTGTGCTTCTCTCAGACAGTTGCATTCCAATTCATAATTTCGATTATGTCTTTAACTATTTGATGAATACAAATGTTAGCTTTATTGATTGCTATGAAGATCTCGGACCTCATGGATCAGCTGGTAGGTATTCAGAACATATGTTACCTGAAGTTGACTATAAAGATTTCAGGAAAGGTTCTCAGTGGTTCACAATGAAGCGGCAGCACGCCATGATAGTCATATCAGACGGTCATTACTACCCGAAATTCAAGCTTTACTGCAAGCCAGGTATGGAGGGGGATAAGAATTGCTACTCTGACGAGCATTACTTGCCGACATTCTTCTATATGATGGATCCTGGAGGCATAGCTAATCGATCAGTGACACACGTTGATTGGTCTGAAAGGAAGTGGCATCCGAAAGCTTATCAAGCTCAAGATGTTACTAATGAGATCCTGAAGAACATTACTTCAATTGATGAGAGTTTACATTTTACTAGCGACGAAAGGAAGTTATTGGTGGATAAAGCTTGCATATGGAACGGGATGAAGAGGCCGTGTTATTTATTTGCTAGAAAATTCGATCCGGAAGCTCTGGATACTTTGATGCATTATTTCTCCAATCACACAACAATTTGA